The Mucilaginibacter yixingensis genome window below encodes:
- a CDS encoding carbohydrate kinase: MANKVLCFGEVLWDAFGDEKKPGGAPMNVARHLRQQGIDAQMTSRIGADASGDELVAFLTCTGLHSNLIQRDEELPTCEVTVQLDEQNQAAYIIPQPVSWDNVQADAAMIAAAKQADAIVFGSLACREYNTRAALHTLLDESHNLRVFDVNLRPPHYELTTIEALAARSQVIKMNEEEAVMLIGGSHDDLRGKLIEFQKTYHNQTIIVTRGAEGALVWHDGRFYEHAGQQVQVVDTVGAGDSFLATFVAGLLAGQTDIQKLLNKACAVGAYVTTQRGANPAYPEGLI; the protein is encoded by the coding sequence ATGGCTAATAAAGTATTATGTTTCGGTGAGGTGTTATGGGATGCCTTCGGCGATGAAAAGAAGCCAGGCGGTGCGCCCATGAACGTGGCACGGCATCTGCGGCAGCAAGGCATTGATGCGCAAATGACCAGCAGGATAGGGGCCGATGCCTCTGGCGATGAACTGGTTGCTTTTTTAACGTGTACCGGCTTACACTCCAACCTGATTCAGCGTGATGAAGAGCTGCCTACCTGCGAGGTAACGGTTCAACTGGATGAGCAGAACCAGGCTGCCTACATTATTCCGCAGCCGGTATCGTGGGATAATGTGCAGGCTGATGCAGCAATGATTGCCGCTGCTAAACAAGCCGATGCTATTGTGTTTGGCAGCCTTGCCTGTCGCGAATATAATACCCGTGCTGCCCTGCATACATTACTCGATGAAAGCCATAACCTGCGCGTTTTTGATGTGAACCTGCGCCCGCCGCATTATGAGTTGACGACCATCGAGGCGCTGGCCGCCCGATCACAAGTGATTAAGATGAACGAGGAGGAAGCTGTTATGCTTATTGGTGGCAGCCATGATGACTTGCGGGGAAAACTAATAGAGTTTCAAAAGACTTATCATAACCAAACCATTATTGTTACCCGCGGTGCAGAAGGCGCCCTGGTATGGCACGACGGACGATTTTACGAACATGCCGGCCAGCAGGTACAGGTGGTAGATACGGTTGGCGCCGGCGATTCTTTCCTGGCTACGTTTGTGGCAGGCTTGCTGGCGGGGCAAACGGATATTCAAAAGTTATTGAACAAAGCTTGTGCAGTGGGTGCTTATGTGACTACGCAACGGGGGGCTAACCCGGCTTATCCGGAAGGGCTGATTTAA
- a CDS encoding DNA translocase FtsK: protein MPVRGNQFKGNSFRDDRGTESVKGKAKRSRPFKQRVESLPTFNLKEGRLIKIAGLVFLALSVLFCIAFTSYLFTGEQDQSYVAAANGGWGNFVKTEHSAQLAGPQDAVVDNWLGKFGALLANQFIYEWFGVASFIFIVVFFIIGYRLLFKVKLASITKTLGYACFGIVFISMTIGFIHSFVSDYPHFAEGGFGFVTNRYLDTQIGQAGTGCLLIFALLVALVIAYNIDFKLPERRKRESAVALGNDIVLPDVELENEEISEPVEWRKNGRQHVPIDTEVDRGERMQQEPVINPRRVAAEEESAVPQFTSPVENTVRHEPVTLTPQVTAEEEPEETEIPMTVETERPTPVTAIEMSDTDKKANELVDQFGTFDPKLDLSSYKHPPLDLLENYGSNKIAVNSDELEANKNKIVETLNHYNIEIEKIKATIGPTVTLYEIIPAPGVRISKIKNLEDDIALSLAALGIRIIAPMPGKGTIGIEVPNQNPEMVSMRSVLATEKWLNNTMDLPIALGKTISNEVFIADLAKMPHLLVAGATGQGKSVGINAILVSLLYKRHPAELKFVLVDPKKVELTLFRKIERHFLAKLPDEADAIITDTKKVINTLNSLCIEMDQRYDLLKDAQVRNLKEYNAKFINRKLNPNDGHRFLPFIVLVVDEFADLMMTAGKEVEQPIARLAQLARAIGIHLVIATQRPSVNIITGTIKANFPARLAFRVLSKIDSRTILDAGGADQLIGRGDMLLASGSDLIRLQCAFVDTPEVEKISDFIGNQRGYPTALLLPEYVGDGDGNDSPKEFDASDRDPMFEDAARLIVLHQQGSTSLIQRKLKLGYNRAGRIIDQLEAAGIVGPFEGSKARDVLYPDEYSLERHLESLAKGE from the coding sequence ATGCCGGTAAGAGGAAACCAGTTTAAAGGAAATAGTTTTAGGGACGATAGAGGCACCGAAAGTGTCAAAGGCAAAGCCAAGCGCTCGCGCCCGTTTAAACAGCGTGTGGAGAGTTTGCCTACTTTTAATTTGAAGGAAGGCAGGCTGATAAAAATTGCAGGATTGGTGTTTTTGGCCCTTTCTGTACTGTTTTGTATTGCCTTTACATCATACCTGTTCACCGGCGAACAAGATCAGAGCTATGTGGCCGCAGCTAATGGCGGCTGGGGTAATTTTGTAAAAACCGAGCATAGCGCGCAGCTAGCCGGTCCGCAGGATGCCGTGGTAGATAACTGGCTGGGCAAATTTGGCGCCTTGCTGGCCAACCAGTTTATTTATGAGTGGTTCGGTGTGGCATCGTTCATCTTTATTGTGGTGTTCTTTATCATTGGCTATCGTTTACTGTTCAAGGTAAAGCTGGCCTCTATTACCAAAACGCTGGGTTATGCCTGCTTTGGCATTGTGTTTATATCAATGACCATTGGTTTTATACACAGCTTTGTGAGCGATTATCCGCACTTTGCAGAGGGCGGCTTCGGCTTTGTAACTAACCGCTACCTGGATACCCAGATAGGCCAGGCGGGCACTGGCTGTTTGCTCATTTTTGCACTACTGGTTGCCCTGGTAATTGCTTATAATATTGACTTTAAATTGCCAGAGCGCCGTAAACGTGAAAGCGCGGTTGCCCTTGGCAATGACATAGTTTTGCCAGATGTTGAACTGGAAAACGAAGAGATATCAGAACCGGTAGAATGGCGCAAAAACGGCCGCCAACATGTGCCGATTGACACAGAAGTGGATCGTGGTGAGCGTATGCAACAGGAGCCGGTAATCAATCCGCGCCGGGTAGCAGCCGAGGAGGAATCGGCGGTGCCTCAATTTACCAGTCCGGTAGAGAATACGGTTAGACACGAACCTGTGACGCTGACTCCGCAGGTAACTGCCGAAGAAGAACCTGAAGAAACCGAGATACCGATGACGGTAGAAACCGAGCGCCCAACGCCGGTAACCGCCATTGAAATGAGCGATACGGATAAGAAGGCAAACGAACTGGTAGACCAGTTCGGCACGTTTGATCCTAAACTGGATCTGTCGAGCTATAAACATCCGCCGCTTGATTTGCTGGAAAACTACGGCTCAAACAAGATCGCAGTAAACTCTGATGAACTGGAAGCCAACAAGAACAAGATTGTTGAAACGCTGAATCACTACAACATAGAGATTGAGAAGATCAAGGCGACCATCGGGCCGACGGTTACCCTGTACGAGATCATCCCGGCGCCGGGTGTGCGTATCAGTAAGATCAAAAACCTGGAAGATGATATTGCGCTGAGCCTGGCCGCGCTGGGTATCCGCATTATTGCGCCGATGCCGGGCAAGGGAACCATTGGTATTGAGGTGCCAAACCAGAATCCGGAGATGGTATCTATGCGCTCTGTATTGGCTACCGAGAAATGGTTGAATAATACCATGGATTTGCCAATAGCATTGGGTAAAACCATCAGCAATGAAGTGTTTATTGCCGATCTGGCCAAGATGCCGCACTTACTGGTGGCTGGTGCTACCGGTCAGGGCAAATCGGTTGGTATTAACGCCATCCTGGTATCGTTGCTGTATAAACGTCATCCGGCCGAACTGAAGTTTGTATTGGTTGACCCTAAGAAGGTAGAGTTAACCCTGTTCCGCAAGATAGAGCGCCACTTCCTGGCCAAACTGCCTGATGAAGCCGATGCGATTATTACCGATACCAAGAAGGTAATTAACACGCTCAACTCGCTTTGTATTGAGATGGATCAGCGTTATGACCTGCTGAAAGATGCGCAGGTGCGAAACCTGAAAGAGTATAACGCCAAATTTATTAACCGCAAGCTGAACCCGAACGACGGGCACCGTTTTCTGCCGTTCATTGTGCTGGTGGTAGACGAGTTTGCCGACCTGATGATGACCGCCGGTAAAGAGGTGGAGCAGCCTATTGCCCGTTTGGCGCAGTTGGCCCGTGCCATTGGTATACACCTGGTTATTGCCACGCAGCGCCCGTCGGTTAATATTATTACGGGTACTATTAAGGCCAACTTCCCGGCCCGTTTGGCATTCCGCGTATTGTCTAAAATAGATTCGCGCACCATCCTGGACGCAGGCGGTGCAGACCAGCTGATCGGTCGTGGTGATATGCTGCTGGCCAGTGGCAGCGACTTGATCCGTTTGCAGTGTGCCTTTGTGGATACGCCGGAGGTAGAGAAGATCTCAGACTTTATCGGTAATCAGCGCGGCTATCCAACCGCCCTGTTGCTGCCGGAATATGTGGGCGATGGTGATGGTAATGACAGTCCGAAAGAGTTTGACGCATCAGACCGCGACCCAATGTTTGAGGACGCTGCCCGGTTGATCGTATTGCATCAGCAAGGCTCAACCTCGCTCATCCAACGCAAGCTAAAACTGGGCTACAACCGCGCTGGCCGTATTATTGACCAACTGGAAGCCGCCGGCATTGTTGGTCCGTTTGAAGGCAGCAAAGCCCGCGATGTGCTGTACCCGGATGAGTATAGCCTGGAAAGACATTTGGAAAGTTTGGCGAAGGGGGAGTAG
- a CDS encoding outer membrane lipoprotein carrier protein LolA, producing the protein MKKTILYIALLLTAGFKASAQQDAQAKTILSQVSQKYKTYTSIKTDFTFTLDNPQAGDKSTTNGTLITRPKQNKFKATMYAPGSKTAVEQEIISDGKTQWTYLKADKEVQVNNAGKTDDALNPATIFTIYEHGYKYLYTGDQKVGGRVCQVIDLSPIDASKNFFKVRLMIDKAKKQIYSAIIFDKGGMHYTYTLNTFTPNAPATDALFTWNKAAHPGVELVDLR; encoded by the coding sequence ATGAAAAAGACCATCCTATATATTGCCCTGCTGCTAACCGCTGGTTTCAAAGCCTCGGCCCAGCAAGATGCGCAAGCCAAGACCATACTCAGCCAGGTGAGTCAGAAGTATAAAACCTATACTTCCATTAAAACCGATTTTACTTTTACGCTGGATAACCCGCAGGCCGGCGATAAATCGACCACCAACGGAACGCTCATCACCAGGCCTAAGCAGAACAAGTTTAAGGCGACCATGTACGCCCCCGGATCAAAAACGGCAGTAGAGCAGGAGATCATCAGCGATGGCAAAACCCAGTGGACCTATCTCAAAGCAGATAAAGAAGTGCAGGTAAACAACGCAGGCAAAACCGACGATGCACTGAATCCTGCTACCATTTTTACCATCTATGAGCACGGCTACAAATACCTGTACACCGGCGATCAGAAAGTTGGCGGCCGTGTTTGCCAGGTGATAGACCTGAGCCCGATTGACGCCTCAAAAAACTTTTTTAAAGTAAGGCTGATGATTGATAAGGCAAAAAAACAGATTTACAGCGCCATTATTTTTGATAAAGGCGGCATGCATTACACCTATACGCTCAACACGTTTACCCCCAATGCGCCGGCCACAGATGCACTTTTCACGTGGAACAAAGCAGCACATCCGGGTGTAGAGCTGGTGGATTTGAGGTAG
- a CDS encoding MBL fold metallo-hydrolase encodes MTVTFLGTGTSQGVPVIACPCEVCASTDARDNRLRTAILLEADGKNIVIDSGPDFRYQMLREHVKHLNAIVFTHEHKDHIAGLDDIRAFNYFQKAPVDVYATLRVQEALKREFSYVFHEFKYPGIPELVLHTIGSEPFDVSGIQFTPIEVMHYKLPILGFRIGDFTYITDAKTVSDIEKEKIKGTKTLVINALQFEQHISHLTFDEAVAFAEEIGAETTWFTHISHRLGKHVDVSEQLPPNIKLAYDGLKIEI; translated from the coding sequence GTGACAGTAACATTTTTAGGTACCGGAACATCTCAGGGCGTGCCCGTTATTGCTTGTCCGTGCGAAGTTTGCGCCAGCACCGATGCGCGCGATAATCGTTTGCGTACGGCTATTTTGCTGGAGGCTGACGGTAAGAATATCGTTATAGATTCTGGTCCCGATTTTCGTTACCAGATGCTGCGCGAGCATGTAAAGCACCTCAACGCCATTGTTTTTACCCACGAGCATAAAGACCACATTGCCGGACTGGATGACATCCGCGCCTTTAACTATTTCCAGAAAGCACCGGTTGATGTTTATGCCACACTACGCGTGCAGGAAGCCCTGAAGCGCGAGTTCTCTTACGTTTTTCACGAGTTTAAATATCCCGGTATCCCCGAGTTGGTGCTGCATACCATCGGCTCTGAGCCTTTTGATGTGAGCGGCATTCAATTCACCCCAATAGAGGTAATGCACTATAAGCTGCCTATCCTGGGTTTCCGCATTGGCGATTTTACCTATATCACCGATGCTAAAACAGTGTCAGACATCGAAAAAGAAAAAATAAAAGGTACCAAAACTTTAGTGATCAATGCCCTGCAATTTGAGCAGCATATTTCTCACTTGACCTTTGATGAGGCTGTAGCTTTTGCAGAAGAAATAGGTGCCGAAACCACCTGGTTCACCCATATCAGTCACCGCCTGGGTAAACATGTCGATGTGTCTGAGCAGCTACCTCCCAATATCAAACTGGCCTATGACGGGCTGAAGATTGAGATTTGA
- a CDS encoding aminotransferase class V-fold PLP-dependent enzyme: MIPRGQLDINYRDLLAGLKYCLLNSPESVTSSSLDESLYLSVRTGFHLTLKALNLPVGSEIIVTNINIPDMFTIIAAHGLKAVPVPVDKHSLSISIHDVERAITPRTRALLVTHLFGAITPMDELINLAQQHGLIVFEDCAQAYAGNSYQGHPRTDVVMFSFGLIKTNTAISGAQLIINNPELSRKVIELINGLPVQPTRIFRKKLVKALLIKLLTERSVYTAFYHLIKLAGKDFDAVLSGFTRGFPGADLLQKINYRPCPANLKLLVRKIIGFDEATLDKRRNLAFDVTQCLPENMRIGNGNKRHTYWVWPVVSNHPHRLIEHLRAQGFDATQKASSLIKIEPDRPIANNDLVLEDLVYLPMYINMTTKQRSKLSRLLSIAH, from the coding sequence ATGATACCCAGAGGACAGTTAGATATCAATTACCGCGACCTTTTAGCAGGCCTGAAATACTGCCTGCTTAATTCTCCCGAGTCGGTGACATCCTCAAGCCTTGATGAATCACTTTATCTCTCTGTCCGCACCGGTTTTCATTTAACGTTAAAAGCCCTCAACCTACCTGTTGGAAGCGAGATTATCGTTACTAATATCAATATCCCCGATATGTTTACCATCATAGCCGCGCATGGCCTTAAAGCTGTGCCGGTGCCCGTTGATAAACACAGTTTAAGTATTTCTATACACGATGTTGAGCGCGCCATAACGCCGCGTACCCGGGCGTTGTTGGTAACGCATCTTTTTGGCGCCATTACGCCGATGGATGAGCTGATAAATTTAGCCCAGCAACACGGATTAATAGTTTTTGAAGACTGCGCACAAGCTTACGCCGGAAACAGCTACCAAGGCCATCCGCGCACAGATGTGGTAATGTTTAGCTTCGGTCTTATCAAAACAAACACGGCTATAAGCGGCGCACAATTGATCATTAACAACCCCGAACTCAGCCGAAAGGTCATCGAACTAATTAATGGCCTACCCGTCCAACCTACACGCATTTTCAGGAAGAAACTGGTGAAAGCCTTGCTGATAAAACTGCTAACTGAAAGATCTGTCTACACTGCCTTCTATCACCTCATCAAACTAGCAGGCAAAGATTTTGACGCCGTATTATCAGGTTTTACAAGAGGTTTCCCGGGTGCTGATCTGCTACAGAAAATCAACTATCGCCCCTGTCCTGCCAATTTGAAACTGTTAGTAAGAAAGATAATTGGCTTTGATGAGGCCACGTTGGATAAAAGACGAAATCTTGCATTCGATGTAACTCAATGCCTTCCTGAAAACATGAGGATAGGCAATGGCAACAAGAGACATACATATTGGGTATGGCCGGTAGTATCTAACCATCCTCACCGGTTAATTGAACATCTGCGAGCGCAAGGATTTGACGCTACTCAGAAAGCATCGAGCCTGATAAAAATAGAACCAGACCGGCCAATAGCAAATAACGATTTAGTATTGGAGGATTTGGTTTACTTACCAATGTACATTAACATGACCACAAAACAGCGGAGCAAACTAAGCAGGCTGCTCAGTATAGCGCATTAA
- a CDS encoding DUF2851 family protein, with protein MLITEDLLHYLWKFRLFERTELRTTDGEEIEIFSAGLAHTDGGPDFQNARIRIGDTTWAGNVELHVASSDWQRHGHQTDGAYENVILHVVYRDDAPLTLNDGRKVPTLKLQDRIPESLYNRYHQLIFSNQQFIPCEGTIVNVDSLTLRNWLTRVLVERLEKKSKTVLDALEQNRGDWEETFYHFLAANFGFKINALPFELLARSLPQHILGKHKNSALQTEALIFGQAGFLEDDVQDDYPRKLKEEYTFLRKKYQLTPVEKHLWKFLRLRPQNFPTVRLAQFAALISGSSHLFSKILDYKEVATLRNLFTGLQVNEYWQAHYRFDAESKPSAKNLGAGAIDNLLLNTVVLFLFSYGKQQQQQYFVSRSLQLLENLPAEQNTIIEEFVNLGVKLNTAFESQGLLELKNNYCNHKKCLQCGVGNKILKLA; from the coding sequence ATGCTTATCACAGAAGACCTGCTGCATTACCTATGGAAATTTCGCCTGTTTGAGCGGACGGAGTTACGCACTACCGATGGTGAGGAGATCGAAATCTTTTCTGCCGGACTGGCGCACACCGACGGTGGTCCCGATTTTCAAAATGCCCGTATCCGTATTGGCGATACCACCTGGGCCGGTAATGTAGAATTGCATGTGGCTTCGTCTGACTGGCAACGGCACGGGCACCAAACCGATGGCGCATATGAAAACGTGATCCTGCATGTTGTTTATCGCGACGACGCACCTTTGACATTGAACGACGGCCGCAAAGTGCCAACGCTGAAATTGCAAGACCGTATCCCCGAATCGCTTTATAATCGTTACCACCAGCTCATTTTCAGCAATCAGCAATTTATCCCTTGCGAGGGGACGATAGTAAATGTAGATAGCCTGACTTTGCGCAACTGGCTAACCCGTGTTTTGGTGGAGCGGTTGGAGAAAAAATCAAAGACCGTATTGGACGCCCTTGAACAAAATCGAGGCGATTGGGAAGAAACGTTTTATCATTTTTTGGCGGCCAATTTTGGTTTCAAAATAAATGCGTTGCCCTTTGAATTGCTGGCGCGATCATTACCGCAACACATCCTTGGTAAGCATAAAAACAGTGCTTTGCAAACGGAAGCATTGATCTTTGGTCAGGCTGGTTTTTTGGAGGATGATGTGCAGGACGATTATCCGCGCAAGCTAAAAGAAGAATATACATTTCTTCGGAAGAAGTACCAGCTAACGCCAGTAGAGAAGCATCTGTGGAAGTTTCTGCGCCTGCGACCGCAAAATTTCCCTACAGTTCGTTTAGCGCAGTTTGCGGCGCTGATATCGGGTAGCAGTCATTTGTTCAGCAAGATTTTGGATTATAAAGAAGTTGCTACCCTGCGCAATCTGTTTACCGGCCTGCAGGTAAACGAGTATTGGCAGGCCCACTACCGTTTTGATGCAGAATCAAAGCCTTCGGCAAAGAATCTGGGTGCCGGGGCGATAGATAATTTGTTGCTTAATACGGTAGTTTTGTTTCTGTTTAGTTACGGAAAACAACAACAGCAGCAGTATTTTGTAAGCAGGAGTTTACAGCTATTAGAGAATTTACCTGCCGAGCAAAACACAATCATAGAAGAATTTGTTAACTTAGGAGTGAAATTGAATACTGCCTTCGAGTCGCAAGGATTGCTGGAATTAAAAAATAATTACTGTAATCATAAGAAATGCCTGCAATGCGGCGTTGGTAATAAGATACTAAAGTTAGCCTGA
- a CDS encoding PspC domain-containing protein, with amino-acid sequence MIQRILTFFERYSFGVCTYLGERFNISIAKIRLFFIYTSFLSVGFPLIFYFFAGIVLDFRNYIKRLRSRVTDL; translated from the coding sequence ATGATACAGCGCATCCTCACTTTCTTTGAACGTTACTCTTTTGGTGTATGTACCTACCTGGGCGAGCGCTTCAATATCTCTATTGCCAAAATCAGGCTGTTTTTTATTTATACCTCGTTTCTGTCGGTAGGCTTCCCATTAATTTTCTATTTCTTCGCCGGCATCGTGCTTGATTTTCGCAACTACATCAAACGTCTGCGCAGCCGCGTAACGGATTTGTAA
- a CDS encoding RES family NAD+ phosphorylase, translating into MQLYRIARSLYATDMSGTGARLYGGRWNNIGRSMVYTASSRSLAVLEVLVHLPPTIIPDDFRLITFDAPDDVFEPDVNTFPPNWDTYPEPDILKRTGDFFLIQNQHLLMKVPSAIVKQEYNYLINPVHAKAGKIKVIANEPFTFDERLLKDQ; encoded by the coding sequence ATGCAGCTTTACCGCATTGCCCGCAGCCTTTATGCTACCGATATGAGCGGCACCGGCGCGCGCCTTTACGGCGGCCGGTGGAACAACATTGGCCGCAGCATGGTTTACACGGCTTCATCCAGATCATTAGCTGTATTAGAAGTTTTGGTTCACTTGCCACCCACTATCATCCCCGATGATTTCAGGCTGATTACTTTTGATGCCCCCGATGATGTTTTTGAGCCGGATGTAAACACCTTCCCGCCCAACTGGGATACCTACCCCGAGCCAGACATCCTGAAACGCACGGGAGATTTCTTTCTGATACAAAACCAGCACTTGCTGATGAAAGTGCCAAGCGCTATTGTGAAGCAGGAATATAACTACCTGATCAATCCTGTACACGCCAAAGCGGGCAAGATCAAAGTAATAGCTAATGAGCCATTTACTTTTGATGAGCGATTATTGAAGGATCAGTAG
- a CDS encoding antitoxin Xre/MbcA/ParS toxin-binding domain-containing protein codes for MSYKVKHTEHNQVNEPMVAYMAQGIDNSFYSLLSGINTARFTSDFDLLSLTRQGLPKKVLTGLAKKVSVTLQELANIMHINERTLQRYDDEALVKTEYAEKAIELARLYSRGEEVFGTMDKFIRWMKTPSHVFRNETPFSLLDTSVGFDMVLRELGRIEHGIFA; via the coding sequence ATGTCATACAAAGTAAAGCATACAGAACACAATCAGGTTAATGAGCCCATGGTAGCTTATATGGCACAAGGCATAGATAACTCATTTTACAGCCTGCTAAGCGGCATTAATACGGCTCGCTTCACCTCAGATTTTGATTTATTGAGCCTTACCCGCCAGGGATTGCCAAAAAAGGTTTTAACCGGCCTGGCCAAAAAAGTTTCTGTAACGCTGCAGGAGTTAGCCAATATTATGCACATCAATGAGCGCACTTTGCAACGCTATGATGATGAGGCCCTGGTAAAAACAGAGTACGCCGAAAAAGCAATTGAACTAGCCCGCCTGTATAGCCGCGGCGAAGAAGTATTTGGCACTATGGATAAATTTATCCGCTGGATGAAAACCCCTAGCCATGTGTTTCGTAACGAAACGCCTTTCTCTTTATTAGACACTTCCGTTGGTTTTGATATGGTACTCCGCGAGTTGGGCCGTATTGAGCACGGCATCTTTGCCTAA